One Delphinus delphis chromosome 16, mDelDel1.2, whole genome shotgun sequence genomic window carries:
- the SFR1 gene encoding swi5-dependent recombination DNA repair protein 1 homolog, which translates to MAEREVKQDFKMESPSASAVVLPSTPQAGANPPSPRTSSSRKQPMSATLRERLRKTRSSFNSCYGVVKRLKVESEENDQTFSEKPAPSTEENCLEFQENFKHIDSEFEESTYLKNTFKNINACASKSLDSESCSDLQNDFMSENLPKHGLNKEKAKLVKQIQEKEELLRRLKLVKMYRSKNDLSQLQMLIKKWRSCSQLLLYELQSAMSEENKKLSLTQLIDHYGLDDKLLHYNRNEEEFIGV; encoded by the exons ATGGCGGAGAGAG aagtaaAGCAAGATTTCAAGATGGAAAGTCCATCAGCCTCAGCTGTGGTGTTACCTAGCACTCCACAGGCTGGTGCCAATCCACCGTCTCCTCGTACAAGCAGTTCAAGAAAACAA CCTATGAGTGCAACCCTTAGGGAACGATTAAGGAAAACTAGATCTTCATTTAATTCTTGTTATGGTGTGGTAAAACGACTTAAAGTAGAGAGTGAAGAAAATGATCAGACCTTTTCAGAGAAACCAGCACCTTCAACAGAAGAAAACTGTTTGgaatttcaagaaaattttaaacacatagACAGTGAATTTGAAGAAAGTACGTATTTGAAAAATACCTTCAAGAATATCAATGCATGTGCATCTAAATCACTTGATTCTGAGTCATGCAGTGATCTCCAGAATGACTTTATGAGTGAGAATCTTCCCAAACAtggattaaacaaagaaaaagcaaaattggTGAAGCAGATTCAGGAGAAAGAAGAACTTCTTCGGAGGCTAAAACTAGTCAAAATGTATAGATCAAAG aatGACCTGTCTCAGTTACAGATGTTAATAAAGAAGTGGAGAAGCTGTAGCCAGCTGTTGCTTTATGAGCTGCAGTCAGCTATGTCTGAGGAGAACAAGAAACTAAGCCTTACTCAGCTGATAGACCACTATGGGTTAGATGATAAATTGCTACactataacagaaatgaagaagaatttataggtgtttaa